The stretch of DNA AATGGGGAGTTACCTAAAACCCAAaattggtgcaaactaaactgaaactcaCCTGGCTGGCCAGCCAATCCAGCTTGAAGGGTACAggccccagaaaaaaaaaaacctggatgactgactttcttctgaaGAACAACACAAGCAAAATTATTTCATGTAACTTTTATACAGAAACTGCTGAATCTCCAAAAATACAAAAGATTCTTAGAGGATCAAGAACACTGTTATCACCATTAAAaagataatttgtttttttagtgATAAGCTCAGTTATTTAGCCATCATTCACATGAAACTAATATGGAGATGTAGGCTAATCAAATCacaacattattgttattatttgccTTTCATACATCTGGAAATAAAGAGcaatagagaaagaaagaaagaaaaactgatCTGCAAAATAATGCAGTTTTAAACATGCAACACATTTGCCACTACAGCAATTCCTCACTGAATTGAACTTGCTATGAGGCACACACCTGCGTTTACTATTAGCTATTTCTGGCAGCATGGGGTTGCAGGTGACGTCACTGTTTAAAGCTGACATCACACAGTGTGTAGATGAGCTGTGGGTTTCTATAAAAGCAGTGATGCACCTATGAGCCCAATCAAGCCCACATAGAGAGGTAAACCGCGATTCCGTGAACCCAAACACTTATGGAAAAGCGAAGTGTAGGCTTTCAGTTTGCGGAAGCACTCGCACTTGTCAACCTATCAGAAATGAATGAATCACTGCTGAACGTGGGTTTGAATGTGTCAGAAGCCAGCAACTCGTCTCATGCTTTGAGGCTGGACTATCGCTCTCTCATCACTTCGGCCACTATGTTTGGCGTCGGGGTCCTCGGAAACCTCGTGGCGATCGTGGTGCTTTGCATCTCCAAAAAGGAGCAGAAGGAGACCACCTTCTACACTCTGGTGTGTGGGATGGCTATCACGGACTTGCTGGGCACCTGTTTCACCAGTCCAGTGGTCATCGCCACATACATCGCGGGCAGGTGGCCGGGCGGAGAGCTCCTGTGCCATTTCTTTTCCTTCTCCATGCTGTTTTTCGGTTCGGCTGGCATGTCTATTCTGTGCGCAATGTCAGTGGAGAGATATCTGGCCATAAACCACGCGTACTTCTACTCGCAGCATGTGGACCGGACCATGGCTCGGTTCGCGCTGATGGCGACGTACCTGGCCAATATAGTGCTGTGCATCTTGCCCAGTTTCGGTTTCGGAAAGCACACGAGACACTTTCCCGGAACTTGGTGCTTCTTGGACTGGCGCGCCATGGACGCCGTCGGCGCCTCGTACACTTTTCTCTACGGAGGTTTCATGCTGCTGTTGATCGCCGTTTCCGTGCTGTGTAATTTCGCCGTGTGTCGTTCACTGGTCGGGATGAGTAAAATGAGTCGCATGGTGAGGGCAGAGGTATCCGGACACACAGGCTCCAGGCGCAGATTCAGATTAACATCTGCAGCGGAGATCCAGATGTTCTGGCTGTTAATTTTCATGACCATCGTGTTCCTGATATGCTCCATCCCTTTAGTGGTGAGATATTCTGTTCTATAGCGGACAGTGTTTATAGTATTTGTTCTTATGCCACTCATATCATGTAGGAGCCTGTTCATCTCATCCTGCCAGTCATAACGCAACATGGTTTTCTCTCAACCGTGGCAATTACTTCGGCATCAATCCACTACATCAGTTTATATCTAGAAATTAATTACTGACTTAGTCTAATTAATCTCGTAGAGCCCCAGTGGAGTCAATCAAGCCAATAAGACTTAATTATACTCTAAGATTATATGAACAGGTGAACACTTGTTGTTTTGAGAGTTGTTGGATGGCTTGACTCAGTTATTCAAATGCAAATTTACTAAATTTAAagagaatttgaaaaaaaaatcattatgattataaataaataatagagaaTAAAGTTGTGTACTAATGTGTATTCAAGGTGCAAGGGAAACAGTTAAGTGCTTTTCATTTAATTGTTACATGACAGGTTATACATATAGAGTACATGTATAATTTGTAATATGGACACTGTGGTTGTGATCTTTTCTAATTGTAATGGGCTtgaattttattaatttcttttttttttttttttacttaacaggTGCGCATCTTTGTCAACCAACTGTACGATCCAGCTTATATATCATCTGGCAAAAGTCCAGACTATCGCAGTGATCTCCTGGCCATTAGATTCGCCTCCTTCAACCCTATCCTGGATCCATGGGTTTATATTCTGTGCAGGAAAAACCTTTTAACCAAGGGTTGCACACGACTCAAACGTAGTATCAGACGTAGGAAAGGGAATCATAGCCGTGTTTTGGGTTGGATGGATGGTCAGCACTCACCTCCGTCATTTGCTCAAAGCAATTACACAAGTTACGCGTCGTTGCGCATGGCCATCTGTAGAAACGACGTGGGTAAACAGACCAGTATGAACACTAAATCTTATGTGGACTTAACCCTTCGCCAGGCATGGGACTTTGATACAGCTCTGGCTGAGTTTCATCCC from Carassius gibelio isolate Cgi1373 ecotype wild population from Czech Republic chromosome B2, carGib1.2-hapl.c, whole genome shotgun sequence encodes:
- the ptger4c gene encoding prostaglandin E receptor 4 (subtype EP4) c, which produces MEKRSVGFQFAEALALVNLSEMNESLLNVGLNVSEASNSSHALRLDYRSLITSATMFGVGVLGNLVAIVVLCISKKEQKETTFYTLVCGMAITDLLGTCFTSPVVIATYIAGRWPGGELLCHFFSFSMLFFGSAGMSILCAMSVERYLAINHAYFYSQHVDRTMARFALMATYLANIVLCILPSFGFGKHTRHFPGTWCFLDWRAMDAVGASYTFLYGGFMLLLIAVSVLCNFAVCRSLVGMSKMSRMVRAEVSGHTGSRRRFRLTSAAEIQMFWLLIFMTIVFLICSIPLVVRIFVNQLYDPAYISSGKSPDYRSDLLAIRFASFNPILDPWVYILCRKNLLTKGCTRLKRSIRRRKGNHSRVLGWMDGQHSPPSFAQSNYTSYASLRMAICRNDVGKQTSMNTKSYVDLTLRQAWDFDTALAEFHPFSVKQNGVMGFDEDEEVSSPKLLAKTLVALPAAQTLENKAEIVTCTFSTPSSCISEKCLRQ